In one Oryza glaberrima chromosome 2, OglaRS2, whole genome shotgun sequence genomic region, the following are encoded:
- the LOC127761374 gene encoding NDR1/HIN1-like protein 1 yields MSKEKHHKREHHLRRCCGGMAACILALVLVVGFIALVVYLALRPSKPSFYLQDLQLRSVDLGDPSLSATAQVTLASRNPNDHVGVHYRRLDVFVTYRDEPVTVPVSLPPTYQGHRDVTIWSPVLSGESVPVAGFVADALRQDVAAGYVALQVKVDGRVKWKVGSWVSGSYHLFVSCPAMLASAGPGGVGPMPLGGASAAVVNGTGAGAVASLRFTQPTGCSVEV; encoded by the coding sequence atgagCAAGGAGAAGCACCACAAGCGGGAGCACCACCTCCGGCGATGCTGCGGCGGGATGGCGGCGTGCATCCTGGCGCtggtcctcgtcgtcggcttcATCGCGCTCGTCGTCTACCTCGCGCTCCGCCCCTCCAAGCCGTCCTTCTACCTGCAGGACCTCCAGCTCCGCTCCGTCGACCTCGGCgacccctccctctccgccacCGCGCAGGTCACCCTCGCCTCCCGCAACCCCAACGACCACGTCGGCGTCCACTACCGCCGCCTCGACGTCTTCGTCACCTACCGCGACGAACCCGTCACGGTGCCCGTCTCCCTCCCGCCGACCTACCAGGGCCACCGCGACGTCACCATCTGGTCGCCCGTGCTCTCCGGCGAGTCCGTCCCCGTGGCGGGCTTCGTCGCCGACGCGCTCAGGCAGGACGTCGCCGCCGGGTACGTCGCGCTGCAGGTGAAGGTCGACGGCCGCGTCAAGTGGAAGGTCGGCAGCTGGGTCTCCGGCAGCTACCACCTCTTCGTCAGCTGCCCCGCCATGCTCGCCTCCGCCGGACCAGGCGGCGTCGGCCCCATGCCTCtcggcggcgcctccgccgccgtcgtgaacggcaccggcgccggcgccgtcgcgtcGCTCAGGTTCACGCAGCCGACAGGGTGCAGCGTCGAGGTGTGA
- the LOC127764511 gene encoding basic leucine zipper 34, with amino-acid sequence MSRSPHLPPRCPPLGPQITRRDDSLFTQSCRFPSEDPFVGEPPCWLDDLLADSGKSHTLPPLRRACSDSDAILDVLTTFQSPIYPIDEGDPQPVGEAGESFNAAAEGGGSGAGIEGSCVYGPNSPRQKTRLTSSESSMVNAVLENVPSNPLQYLMIDATSGVNCNVGAANGTGDTGDAVCHADQEKSLKRRSGQRSRVRKLQYIADLERTVDSLQNIGADLAVRVASLFQLRNALSMENKQLRRQITSLQQAKLIKDGQTQMLKKETERLKQLSVRHRRSRSVTSCFEANSFGGGDPSAINWQMLDMSKLSLNGGAVVPPRGGYGM; translated from the exons ATGTCCCGGTCGCCGCACCTCCCTCCCCGCTGCCCGCCGCTGGGTCCTCAGATCACAAGGAGGGACGACAGCTTGTTCACGCAGAGCTGCAGGTTTCCGTCAGAGGATCCGTTTGTCGGTGAGCCGCCGTGCTGGCTCGATGATCTCCTCGCGGACTCCGGGAAGAGCCACACCCTTCCTCCTCTCAGGAGAGCCTGCAGCGATTCTGATGCTATCTTGGATGTGCTGACGACGTTCCAGAGCCCAATTTACCCTATCGATGAAGGGGATCCGCAGCCGGTTGGCGAAGCTGGGGAGTCGTTCAATGCTGCGGCGGAAGGGGGTGGAAGTGGTGCTGGCATCGAAGGTAGCTGTGTTTATGGGCCAAATTCGCCGAGACAGAAGACTAGGCTGACCAGTTCAGAGAGTTCCATGGTTAACGCTGTCCTGGAGAATGTCCCTAGCAACCCATTGCAGTACCTGATGATTGATGCCACAAGTGGTGTGAACTGTAATGTTGGTGCAGCCAATGGAACTGGAGACACAGGTGATGCTGTATGCCACGCTGATCAAGAGAAGTCACTTAAAAG GCGCTCAGGCCAAAGATCAAGGGTCAGAAAACTTCAATACATTGCTGATCTTGAGAGAACTGTTGATTCACTTCAG AACATAGGGGCTGATTTGGCTGTGAGGGTGGCATCTCTTTTCCAGCTTCGTAATGCTCTATCAATGGAAAACAAGCAACTGAGGAGGCAGATCACTAGTCTTCAGCAGGCAAAACTAATTAAGGATG GCCAAACGCAGATGCTGAAGAAGGAAACCGAGAGGCTGAAGCAGCTCTCAGTGCGCCACCGCAGGAGCAGGAGCGTCACCTCTTGCTTTGAGGCCAACTCGTTTGGAGGAGGAGACCCATCTGCGATCAACTGGCAGATGCTCGACATGTCAAAGCTCAGCTTGAACGGCGGCGCTGTTGTTCCTCCTAGAGGCGGCTACGGCATGTGA